TGCGGCGCTTATTTGAGGATTGGGGGTGAGCATGGAAACGGCATTCCCTTCGAGACGTGGTCCGTGGCCGCGACCAATCCGCTGACCGGAATACGGCTTTTGCCGGTGCGCCGAGCCACTCAGCGTGACAGTGATGATGCTTACAGTCGCGATTGGGGGCCATGTGATGACACGCCGAGACCCAGTCCACTGAATAGGGAAAGGGCGGGGGGAAGGGGGCTAGAGTGATTGCCCGCCGGTGCGCGCCGTCTCGTCGCCGTTCTGTGAGGGCGCGTCGAGGCCGTTCTGTGAGGGCGCGTCGAGCCTGGCGACGAGCCTCTTGGGAGCGACGGCGCGGTAGCTCTCCTCGACCCAGTCGAGGAGCATCTCGGTCTCCGGGAGCGCGCCCGCGCCCATCAGGGGAATCGACACCCACCCCGCTCTGCCCAGCCCGTAGCCGGACGGCTTGACGCCCTCGACCGCCAGCGCGTGGCCGTTCGACTCCGGTAACTTCACCCCGACGCTCGGGCTCCATTTCTCGGTCGGCTCGTCGACGCCGAGGAAGAGGAAGATCTTCTTGTTGACCTTGACGACCGTGTCGCCCCAGGGATGGTCCTCATAGGATTCCGGCAGGCGCAGCGCGAACTCGCGCAGCGTCTCGCGGACCTCACGCCAGTTGTCCATGGCGCCCATTGTGAACCTCGGCACCGACGATTTCGGCCGGATCCGGTACGGGCGGCCCGGCGGAGAACCTCGAACTGTAGCCGGAGGGATACGTTCTCCAGAGAAGCTGGCCGGGTCCGGCCGGAGGCCTGTCACTTTCCGTGGTGCCCTACTTACCATGCGGGCGATGTAACCGCTCCTGGAAGGGTCCAGATGACCGGGCAGAACTCAGCGACCGCGTCCGACTACGTCTTCGACAACGACGGGGACCACTCGTCCGACCAGCACCACTACCTCGCCCGGCTTCTCGACCCGCTGACGTTCGAGCGTCTCGCCCTGACCGGCGTCGGGCCCGGCTGGAACTGCCTGGAGGTCGGGGCGGGCGGGGGCAGCGTGGCCCTCTGGCTGGCCGAGAGGGTGGCGCCGGGCGGGCGCGTGCTGGCGACCGACATCAAGCCCGGCCTGATCCCGTCCAGGCCGGGGCTGACCGTGGCCCGCCACGACGTCGTCACCGACCCGCTGCCGGAGGGCGCGTTCGACCTGATCCACGCCAGACTCGTGCTCAGCCACCTGCCGCAGCGCAGCCAGGTCCTGAGACGCCTGCACGCCGCGCTGCGGCCCGGCGGCCGGCTGCAGCTCGACGAGATCGACATCACCCGCTGGGTGGCGCCGCCCACCTCCGGCGGGCGCGAGGGGGAGGTGTACCGGGCCTACGTCACGGCGATGGCCCGGGTGCTGGGCGCGGCGGGCGGCGATCCGACCTGGGGTGGCTCCGCCGCGCGGGATGTGGCGGCGGCGGGACTCGTCGACGTCGACCAGGTGCGATGGACCGAGGTGTGGGAGCGCGGTTCCGCCGGGCTGGGCCTCCTGATCAGTAACAGCCACCACCTGGAGGACCACCTGGTGGCGGCGGGGATGACCTTCAGGCAGCTCCGGGAGGTCCGGGAGGTCATGTCGGCTCCGGGTTTCAGCGCCCCCTCCTTCGAGATCCACTCGATCCTCGCCCGCAGGGCCGGTGCCGACTGAGCGTGCCGTGCGGACGGTGGCCAGGCGTTCGGACCTCTGACAGCCGGGGCTCCACGGGGCTGGGGACACCTGGGCCCTGTGTGCGACGGGCGAGCGTTCCGCGAACGGTGTGACGGCCGGGCGCCTCGCGGGACCCGTGACCGGTGGGGGCGGGGTTCGCGGACGAGGCGTCCCGGTTGCGGTAAGCGGGCGGGCTGAGGGTAGAGGCCGTGGCATGACGATCACGGGTCTCACCACGCGGATCTCCAGGGCGTGGACACGTGCTCGCCATCGCCACGGCCGGCTGGACCACCTGGTACGCGCCGTGGTGCGCTACGACGAGGTGGACGCCGGACGGCTCTCCGCGGCCCTCACCTACTACTCGTTCTTCGCCGTGTTCGCGCTGGGACTGCTCGGCTTCGCCATCATCGGACAGTTCCTCGACGACCCCAAGGTGGTGCACACCGTTCAGGGCTACCTCTCGGAGAACTTCCCCCGCCTGGACGTGCAGGCGCTGCAGAGCGCCAGGGCCACGGCCGGGGTGATCGCCTTCGTCGGGCTGCCCCTCACCGGGCTGTTCTGGATGGACGCCCTGCGTTCGGCGATCAGGGCCATCTGGCGGATCGAGGAGTATCCGGGCCGCTTCATGATGCGCCAGGTCATCGACCTGGGGGTGATGGCGGGGCTGGGACTGCTGCTGTCCGCCTCGCTCGCGGTGGCCTTCGCCGCGGAGACGGTGCTGAACTGGCTGTTCACGCACACGGTGGGCGTCGACGACACGCTGTCGCTGTGGCTGCTTTCGGCCGCCGCGTTCGTGATCGGACTGGCCGTCAACACCCTGCTGGCGATCGCCCTGCTCTGCGCCCCGCCGCGCCTGCGGCTCTCGTTGCGCCGGGTCATCTGGCCCGCTCTGCTCATCACCGCGGGTCTGGAGGTCCTCAAGTCCCTGGGCCAGGTCTATCTGGAGATGACCGTGGGCAATCCCGCCTACCAGGTCGTCGCCGGTGCCGTCGGGATGCTCGTCTTCCTCAAGATCCTCAACCAGCTGATCCTCTTCGCGGCGGCGCTCACCGCCACCGGCGAGGGCACCGTGATCGACCTGGCCGCCCGTCGCGACCGCTCCGATGCCGAGCGCGAGGGCTCCCGGGCCGCGAAGGAGGGCTCCCCGAAGGAAGGAAAGCTCCCCGAAGAAGGGCTCCCCGTCACCGGGTGACCGGTCGCCGATCGGCGGCGGATGGTGACGGAATAATTTCAGTCCGTGGCGACGGCGCGGGGACGCCCGCTCGCCGGCGGCACCCTATGTGAGCTGCGCGATCGTCCGAAACCCCGGTTTTCACGGGCAAGAAGCCGCCTCGTCCACCATGAACATTGATACTCAATCTTCGCTCTGGTGGCTTGAAGCGCGATATGTCCCATGGGCATAGTGTGTCGAATCACACACGCACCAGTCGCGGCGTGCGACCCGGGGCCCGCTCCGCCCGCGGTTGCCGGCCACGCGCAGGAACCGCGGATTGGACAAGTCGAATGAGTTCCCCCCCTCCGATCCGCTCGAAGATCCTCCGGATCCTTCTCCTTCCCGTGCTCTCGCTGATCGTCCTCTGGGTGTTCATCGCCTACTCGACCATCGCGCAGGTCGCCGGCATCGCGCAGACCCAGAACCGCTGGCAGGTGATCGGGGCGCCGATCCGGCAGCTGATCGTCGAGATCCAGCGGGAACGCCAGTTCTCCGCCGAAGCGGCCGGTGCGACCGCCCAGAACAGGATGCTCTCCGACCAGCGGCGGGTCACGAACGGCAAGCTGGACCTGGTGCGCCAGGCGGTCGCGTCCGCCGCGGCCTACGAGCCCGACAACGCCCCGACAGACGTGCGGGCGCTGGTGGCGGCTATGGACGGCCTCAGCCAGGTGCGTACCTTCGCCGACAGCGGTGCGATCACCCCCATCCAGGTGACCGACGGCTACAACGAGTTCATCAGCGTCGCCAACCGGCAGTTCGGTGACTCCGACGCGATCGCCGAGCTGTCGTCCTTCCGCATCGTCCGCGGCATGGGCGCCTACAGCACCACCGGCGAGTTCGCGGCCAGGGAACACGCCGTGCTCACCGCCGCGATGAAGCGCGGCGAGATGACGGCCGCCGAACACGCCGCCTTCGTCTCGGCGATGACCAGCCGGAGGAACTACCTGGTCTACGCGGAGCGGGACATGGGACCCGAGCTGCGGGCGGAGTACGACACGTTCGTGCAGAACCCCGCCTACCTGCGGTTCAAGGCCAACGAGGACAGGATCTTCTCGTGGAACCTCATCGGCAGGCCCCCGCTGGACGCCGGTGAGTGGAAGCGTGACGCCCAGGCCGTTCTCGTCGCCGTCAGCAAGCAGAGCACGCAGGAACTGGCCCGCGCCACGGCCAAGGGCGACACGCTCAGGAACGACGCCTACCTGCGGGTCGGGCTGATCCTGGGAGCGGGCCTGCTCGCGATCGTCCTCTCGATCCTGGCCTCCTACCGGTTCGGCCGCTCCCTGATCGCCGAGCTGAAGCGGCTCCAGGCGTCGGCCGTGGAACTGGCCGAGGTGCGGTTGCCCCGGCTGGTCGAGCGGTTGCGCAGGGGCGACGACGTGGACCCGGCGACCGAGGCCCCCGAGCTGGCCCCCGCGAACACCGCCGAGGTCGACCGCGTCGTGAACGCCTTCTCCGCCGTGCGGCGTACCGCGGTGGAGGCGGCGGTCGGCCAGGCGACGCTCCGCAAGGGCGTCGGCATGGTCTTCCTGAACCTCGCCTGGCGCAACCAGGCGCTGCTCCACCGCCAGCTCACGCTCCTCGACACGATGGAGCGCCGCGTCGAGGAGCCGGAGATCCTGGAGGACCTCTTCAAGCTCGACCACCTGACCACCCGCATGCGGCGGCACGCGGAGAACCTGATCATCCTGTCCGACGCGGCCCCGGCCCGCAGGTGGCGCGACCCGGTGCCGATCTTCGACGTGGTGCGCAGCGCCGTCCTGGAGGTCGAGGACTACACCCGCGTCACCGTGCTTCCCATGCCGCAGGCGCCGCTGCTGGTCGGCGCCGCGGTCACCGACGTGATCCACCTGATCGCCGAGCTGGTGGAGAACGCCACCATCTTCTCGCCGCCGAACACCGTGGTCCACGTACGGAGCATGATCGCGGCCAACGGCTTCGCGCTGGAGGTCGAGGACCGGGGCCTTGGACTGAGCCAGGCCAACCTCGACGAGCTCAACGCCAAGCTCGCCGACCCGCCGGAGTTCGACCTGGCGGACAGCGACAGGCTCGGCCTGTTCGTGGTGGCCAGGCTCGCCGCCCGGCACGGGATCAAGGTCGTCCTGCGCCCCTCGCCGTACGACGGCACCACCGCGATCGTGTTGCTGCCGCAGAGCCTGCTCGCCACCTGCGAGGCGCTGGCCGCCGAGGCCGCGCCGAGGCGGGCGCGCCAGGGCGGCGCGCACGCGGGCGGGCCGGTACGGGCGCTGAGCGCGGCACCGGAGGACTGGCCCAGGGCCCTCTCCGGCACGGAGGACCACGTGGTGGCCCGCGCTCCCGAGACCACGTCGAGCTGGTTCCCCACCCAGGAGCGGCGCGAGGTCCCCGCCCCCTCGATGCCCGTGCGGCGGGCCGTCTCCGTACCGGACGTCGACGATGACCTGGACGGGCTGCCGATGCGGGTACGGCAGGCTAATCTGGCCCCTCAGCTCCGCCAGACACGTTCCCCAGAGCAGCGCGACATCACCGCGCGAACTCCCGAGGAGCTCTCAAACCTCATGTCCTCCATGCAACGGGGCTGGCAGCAAGGTCGCAGTCAGGCCGAGCAGGAACTGGACGTGTGGAAGCGAAAGGATGGCCACTCCGATGCCCGACCCCAGATCTGAACTGAGCTGGTTGCTCGACGACCTGACCCAGCGGGTCACCGGTATCCGGCACGCCATCGTGCTGTCCGCCGACGGCCTGGCGATGGGCGGTTCCCGGGAGCTGACCCGCGAGGACGCCGAGCACCTGTCCGCCATCGCGGCGGGAAGCCACAGCCTCGCGCTGGGCGCGGGGCGGCACTTCGGCCTCGGCGGTGTGCGGCAGACCATCATCGAGATGGAGGGTGGTTTCCTGTTCGTCACCGCGGCGGGGCAGGGAGCCAGGCTGGCCGTACTGGCCGCGGGCGACGCCGAACTGGGCATGGTGACCTACGAGATGGCGCTGCTGGTCAAGCGCGTCGGCGAGCACCTGTCCGCGCAGCCGAGGGGAGCTGCCCCAGCGCCGGCCTGGAACGGTGCCAGGACGTGACGGGAGAGGATCCCGGGCCTCTGGTCAGGCTCTTCGGGGTGACCGGCGGCCGGGCGCGCCCGGTCGGGGAGAGCTTCGACCTGGTGGCCATCGTCACGACCGTCGAGATGCCCTTCGAGCCGGTCGGGCTGATGCCCGAGCATCTCGACGTGCTGTCCTCGTGCCGCAGGCCCACCCCCGTGGCGGACGTCGCCGCGCACCTCAAGCTGCCACTCAACATCACCCGCGTACTCCTCAGCGAGCTGCGACGCGAGGGCCTGGTCACCATCGACAGGCCCCGGCCGATGGGGAAGACGATCGACGAACGCATCTACAGGGAAGTGCTGCATGGAATACGCGGCCTCTGAGCCGGGGATGACCCCGGTCGACACCCCGGCCATGGCCATCAAGATCCTTGTCGCCGGTGGTTTCGGGGTCGGCAAGACGACCATGGTCGGCACGATCAGCGAGATCAGGCCTCTGCACACCGAGGAACTGCTGAGCGAGCGCGGCATCTACGTGGACGACACCGCGGGCGTGGAGTCCAAGATCACCACGACCGTCGCGCTGGACTTCGGCCGGATCACCATCCGCGACGGGCTCTGGCTCTACCTGTTCGGCACCCCGGGCCAGGACAGGTTCTGGTTCATGTGGGACGAGCTGTCCGTCGGCGCCCTCGGCGCGGTCGTCCTCGCCGACACCCGCCGCCTGCAGGACTGCTTCCCCGCCGTGGACTACTTCGAGCAGCGCGGGCTACCGTTCGTCGTGGCGGTCAACTGCTTCGACGGTGCGCGGCGGCACGACCCGATCAAGGTACGGCGGGCGCTGGGCCTGGACGGCGTGGCCCCGATCATCCTCTGTGACGTGCGCAGACGCGATTCGGTGAAGGAGGTGCTGACCACGCTGGTCACCTACTCGGCGGGGGGTGCCTTCCAGGCGGCTCACGCGGGCGCCTGAGGGCCGAACCTCCCGTCTTTCCCGCCGGGGTCGGTGTTGGTCCGAGGGCCGGGTTCTCCAGGACCTCCCCGGCCCCCTCGGACCTGTCAGCCGCCGGTAACCGGTAAGGGGAGGACCTCATGGCCATCGACTTCACCCTCGCCCCCGAGCACGAGGAGATCCGCCGCCGCGTGCGGGCCTTCGTCCAGGAGACCGTCGTCCCGGCCGTCGCCGGCTTCGGCGACCTCGACGACCTCGACGGCACGGAGAGGGCGGCCACGCGCGACGAGTACATCCGCGTCATCTTCGGGCTGCGCGCGAAGGCGCGGGCCGAGGGGCTGTGGCTGCCGCACATGCCCAAGGAGTGGGGCGGCATGGGCCTCGGCCACGTCGAGCTGGCCATGGTGCAGTCCGAGGCGGCCAAGACCCGGCTCGGCCCGTGGGTCCTCAACTGCTCGGCGCCCGACGAGGGCAACATGCACACGCTGCTGCACTGGGGGACCGACGAGCAGAAGGAGAGATATCTCAAGCCACTGCTCAAGGGCGACAAGATGTCGTGCTTCGCGATGACCGAGCCGGAGGTGGCCGGTTCCGATCCCACGCTCATCCGCACCCACGCCGTCCAGGACGGCGAGGAGTGGGTCATCAACGGCCACAAGTGGTTCATCTCCAACGCGCGCCGTTCGAGCTTCGCCATCCTCATCGCCAAGACCGAACTCGACGTGCCCGAGGGTTCGCGCGGCGGCAACACGGCCTTCATCGTCGACCTCCCGCAGGAGGGATGGAACGACGTCCGCGAGGTCGAGACGATGCACGGCTCCACCGGCCACAGCGAGATCGTCATCACCGACCTGCGGGTGCACGACGGCCAGATCCTCGGCGGGCGCGGCAACGGCCACCGGCTCGGCCAGTATCGCCTGGGCCCGGCGCGGCTGGCGCACTGCATGCGCTGGATCTCCCAGGCCGAGACGGCGCTCGACATGATGGTCGACCGCGCGCTCAACCGCTACAGCCACGGATCGCTGCTGGCCGAGAAACAGGGCATCCAGTGGCTGATCGCCGACTCGGCCATGGAGCTGTACCAGTGCAAGCTGATGGTCCTGCACGCCGCCTCGAAAATCGACAGGGGTGAGGACTTCCGTACCGAGGTCTCGATGGCGAAGCACTTCGTGGCCAACAGTCTCAACCGGATCGTCGACCGGGCGATCCAGGTGCACGGCGCGCTCGGCTACTCGACCGACACCCCGCTGGCCAAGATGCTCCAGCACGCCCGCTGGGCTCGTTTCGCGGACGGGGCCGACGAGATCCACCAGATGCGCATCGCCGAGCGTACGATCGCGGCGTACCGGAGTACGGGCTCGACCAACGCCGCCACCGGAGGACTGCCACTGTGAGTACGGAGAAGACGGGCGGGTTCGCCGGAGCCGGTGAAGGCGGCGGGCTGCTCAGCGGGCTCGGAGGGGAGAGCCCGGTGGAGGCCTCCAACGTGGTCCGCGGCGACGGGCTGGAGGGCAGGGTCGCCCTCGTCACCGGCGGCGGCAACGGCATCGGCGCGGGCGTGGCCCGGCGGCTGGCCGAGGGCGGGGCCCGCCTCGTCCTCGCCGACATCGACGACGTCGCGGGCGAGAGGCTCGCGGACGAGCTGGGCGCGACGTACGTCCACTGCGACGTGTCGCGGCTGGAGGACAACGAGGCGGCGGTGGCGACCGCGGTCGAGCGGTACGGCAGGCTCGACCTCGTCTTCCTCAACGCGGGCGTCGCCTCGGGCTGTGGGCTGGGGGAGGACTTCGACGTCCGGCGCTACCGCCTGGCGATGGGCGTCAACCTCGACGGCGTCGTCTTCGGGGTGCACGCCGCGCTCCCGGCCCTGCGGGCGGCGGGCGGCGGCACGATCGTGGCGACCGCGAGCATGGCGGGCATCGTCGGCATCCCGGCCGACCCCATCTACGCCGCCAACAAACACGCCGTGGTCGGCCTCGTCCGCTCGCTCGGCGAGGACCTCCGGCCGTACGGCGTCAAGGTGCAGGGACTCTGCCCTTCGTTCGCCGACACCGCGATCCTCGGCGAGGAGAAGGCGGTGCTGGAGCGGCTCGGCTTCCCGATCCTCGACGTCTCGTCCGTCGTCGACACGTTCGTCCGGCTGCTCGACAGCGACGGCACCGGCGAGTGCTGGTTCGTGATCCCGGGCCGCGAGAGCGAGCCCTTCACCTTCCGCCGCGTCCCTGGGCCGCGTACCTGACGTGAGCGGACGGGACGACCGGCCTCGCCCGGCCGCCGGGGACGGGTAGCCGCCCGGTCGAGCATGTCGCGCCGGCACGACATGCCCCGCGGCCGGGAGACCGAGGGATCGGCCCGGCCACAAAGCAGCCGCGCGACTTCGAGCGGGGACCGGGCTCGGTATCGGCCGTGGCCCATGGACGTGGGCACCCGCCGTACGGCGTGGCTCGACGAGCCCGAACCGGCCCCTGATTCGGTTCGGCGACTCATCGAAAGCGGCCATCCGGTTCGCGGGTGCCCACGTCCGCAGGTCACGGCCACCATGCGATCTTCGAGTGTCCTCACAACCCCTGAACGGTCGCGTGGTGATCGAAGGGGACGCGCCACCGGGCGTGGCCATCGCCTCGCCCCGGTCTTGGGCGATGGCCCATGCCGTTCACGACGCTCCTAGCGCCACTTCGGCGCCCGGTATTCGGCGAGGCCGCCGGCGAGCAGGCTCGCAAGACGATCTCTGTTCCTCATCCAATGTCCTTTCGATCCGTCCGCGGTGTCGGTGGAAACGCTGTTCGACACGGCGAGGAAACTGGAGGTTTTCGCTGCGCACCGGCGTTCCTTCGGTGCGACGAACAGACTGAGTCGAATTATTCGCCCGCTTGCCGTCCGACTGATCGAAGACTATGGGTGGGTCGCATATTTTCCATATAGTCGTCGTTCAGCCGCAGGTCGGCACCGCTTTACTCCGGGATCGGGAGACGGAGGAATCGCCGTTGGCGGCGAGCACAGAACCGTTTCCGCCGGTGGCGACGAGCCGGGCGAATACGGCCACGCGCACCAACGAGCCACGTCCGCCGATGATCACTCTTTGGCCCTCGCTCAGTCCGTCGGGTACGAATCTGCCCGAGGGGAGCCTGGCAGGACAAGCGCAAAGTTGTGCATCCACCTTTAAGCTCTGCTACATGCTTGATGTGCGTCGCATCCTGGTCCTGCACGCGGTGGTCACCAGCGGGTCGGTGACCGCCGCGGCGGCGCACCTCGGCTACACCCCGTCCGCCGTCAGCCAGCAGGTGGCGGCGCTGGAGAAGCAGGCCGGGATCGCGCTCCTCGAGCGCGTCGGCCGGGGCGTGCGGCCGACGGCGGCAGGGCGGTTGCTCACCGAGCACGCGGCCGTCATCGACCGGCAGATGGCCGAGGCCGAGGCGGCGCTGGCCGACCTGCGAGCCGGGCGCACGGGACGGCTCGTGATCCGTTACTTCGCCACGGCGGGCGCCACCCTGATGGCGCCCGCGCTCGCCCGGCTCCGCCGGAAACACCCGGGAGTGCGGATCGACCTCACGATGGCCGACGCCGAAGACCTGCTGTCGGAGGTGATGCAGGGCCGGGCCGACCTGGCCGTCGTGGTCCGGCCCCACGACCGGCTCCACGAAGGCGTCCACCTCGTCCACCTGCTCGACGACCCCTACCGTGTCGTCCTGCCCAAGGGGCACCGGTTCGCCACGAGACGGGTCGTCAACCTGGCGGACCTCGCCGACGAGCCCTGGGTCGGCAGCGAGCGGCCCGGCCCCTGCCGCGACGCCATGCTCGCGGGCTGCGCCGAGGCGGGCTTCACCCCGAACTTCGTGGTGCAGAGCGAGGACTACGCCACCGCGCAGGGATTCGTCGCCGCCGGCCTCGGGATCAGCCTCATCCCGGACATGGGGCTGGCCAACCGCCACCCTGCCGTCGTCGTACGCAAGTTCCGCAAGCCGGAACCGGTCCGGGCCATCCACGCGGCGGTACGGGAGACATCACTGGGCCAGCCCGCGCTCGACGGGTTGCTCAGCGCTCTCCAGGACGCCGCGACACAGTGAACATCGGTCGCGGAGAGTACAGCGATCGGTGCCGCGGTGCTGTGGGACCTTGAGCTGACGGCCGGTCCCTGTTCCACGTCGCGGGACGGTCAGGCGCATCGTCGACCGGCGTTCGACCGTGCTGCCGGGTGAGGATTCCAGCACCCCGTGAAACTTCCGTTATGTCCAAGTTTTCCGACAGAACAGTGATCATTTACATGTGTCATGAGGTAGAGGTTGAACGGGGGTGGAGGCCCCCACGGTTGTGAATCCTCGGGGGGAACATGGAGTTGGAAGCTCGGTTTCCGGATCGTGGGAAACGGCGGGGGCGGCGGTCGAGACGGCCGGACCCGGATTCGGGGGTGGTGGAGGCGTTCGCGAACCGGCTCTGGCGGCTGAGGCGGAAGGCGGGCGACCCGCCGTACGCCGAGATGGCCTCCCGGCTCGGCGCGGCGGCCTCGAAGTCGTCGCTGGCCAGTGCCGTCCAGGGGCGGAGACTGCCGAGTT
This region of Streptosporangium sp. NBC_01495 genomic DNA includes:
- a CDS encoding sensor histidine kinase, with translation MSSPPPIRSKILRILLLPVLSLIVLWVFIAYSTIAQVAGIAQTQNRWQVIGAPIRQLIVEIQRERQFSAEAAGATAQNRMLSDQRRVTNGKLDLVRQAVASAAAYEPDNAPTDVRALVAAMDGLSQVRTFADSGAITPIQVTDGYNEFISVANRQFGDSDAIAELSSFRIVRGMGAYSTTGEFAAREHAVLTAAMKRGEMTAAEHAAFVSAMTSRRNYLVYAERDMGPELRAEYDTFVQNPAYLRFKANEDRIFSWNLIGRPPLDAGEWKRDAQAVLVAVSKQSTQELARATAKGDTLRNDAYLRVGLILGAGLLAIVLSILASYRFGRSLIAELKRLQASAVELAEVRLPRLVERLRRGDDVDPATEAPELAPANTAEVDRVVNAFSAVRRTAVEAAVGQATLRKGVGMVFLNLAWRNQALLHRQLTLLDTMERRVEEPEILEDLFKLDHLTTRMRRHAENLIILSDAAPARRWRDPVPIFDVVRSAVLEVEDYTRVTVLPMPQAPLLVGAAVTDVIHLIAELVENATIFSPPNTVVHVRSMIAANGFALEVEDRGLGLSQANLDELNAKLADPPEFDLADSDRLGLFVVARLAARHGIKVVLRPSPYDGTTAIVLLPQSLLATCEALAAEAAPRRARQGGAHAGGPVRALSAAPEDWPRALSGTEDHVVARAPETTSSWFPTQERREVPAPSMPVRRAVSVPDVDDDLDGLPMRVRQANLAPQLRQTRSPEQRDITARTPEELSNLMSSMQRGWQQGRSQAEQELDVWKRKDGHSDARPQI
- a CDS encoding MmcQ/YjbR family DNA-binding protein — translated: MDNWREVRETLREFALRLPESYEDHPWGDTVVKVNKKIFLFLGVDEPTEKWSPSVGVKLPESNGHALAVEGVKPSGYGLGRAGWVSIPLMGAGALPETEMLLDWVEESYRAVAPKRLVARLDAPSQNGLDAPSQNGDETARTGGQSL
- a CDS encoding roadblock/LC7 domain-containing protein; protein product: MPDPRSELSWLLDDLTQRVTGIRHAIVLSADGLAMGGSRELTREDAEHLSAIAAGSHSLALGAGRHFGLGGVRQTIIEMEGGFLFVTAAGQGARLAVLAAGDAELGMVTYEMALLVKRVGEHLSAQPRGAAPAPAWNGART
- a CDS encoding YihY/virulence factor BrkB family protein; its protein translation is MTITGLTTRISRAWTRARHRHGRLDHLVRAVVRYDEVDAGRLSAALTYYSFFAVFALGLLGFAIIGQFLDDPKVVHTVQGYLSENFPRLDVQALQSARATAGVIAFVGLPLTGLFWMDALRSAIRAIWRIEEYPGRFMMRQVIDLGVMAGLGLLLSASLAVAFAAETVLNWLFTHTVGVDDTLSLWLLSAAAFVIGLAVNTLLAIALLCAPPRLRLSLRRVIWPALLITAGLEVLKSLGQVYLEMTVGNPAYQVVAGAVGMLVFLKILNQLILFAAALTATGEGTVIDLAARRDRSDAEREGSRAAKEGSPKEGKLPEEGLPVTG
- a CDS encoding class I SAM-dependent methyltransferase gives rise to the protein MTGQNSATASDYVFDNDGDHSSDQHHYLARLLDPLTFERLALTGVGPGWNCLEVGAGGGSVALWLAERVAPGGRVLATDIKPGLIPSRPGLTVARHDVVTDPLPEGAFDLIHARLVLSHLPQRSQVLRRLHAALRPGGRLQLDEIDITRWVAPPTSGGREGEVYRAYVTAMARVLGAAGGDPTWGGSAARDVAAAGLVDVDQVRWTEVWERGSAGLGLLISNSHHLEDHLVAAGMTFRQLREVREVMSAPGFSAPSFEIHSILARRAGAD
- a CDS encoding GTP-binding protein; this translates as MEYAASEPGMTPVDTPAMAIKILVAGGFGVGKTTMVGTISEIRPLHTEELLSERGIYVDDTAGVESKITTTVALDFGRITIRDGLWLYLFGTPGQDRFWFMWDELSVGALGAVVLADTRRLQDCFPAVDYFEQRGLPFVVAVNCFDGARRHDPIKVRRALGLDGVAPIILCDVRRRDSVKEVLTTLVTYSAGGAFQAAHAGA
- a CDS encoding acyl-CoA dehydrogenase family protein, giving the protein MAIDFTLAPEHEEIRRRVRAFVQETVVPAVAGFGDLDDLDGTERAATRDEYIRVIFGLRAKARAEGLWLPHMPKEWGGMGLGHVELAMVQSEAAKTRLGPWVLNCSAPDEGNMHTLLHWGTDEQKERYLKPLLKGDKMSCFAMTEPEVAGSDPTLIRTHAVQDGEEWVINGHKWFISNARRSSFAILIAKTELDVPEGSRGGNTAFIVDLPQEGWNDVREVETMHGSTGHSEIVITDLRVHDGQILGGRGNGHRLGQYRLGPARLAHCMRWISQAETALDMMVDRALNRYSHGSLLAEKQGIQWLIADSAMELYQCKLMVLHAASKIDRGEDFRTEVSMAKHFVANSLNRIVDRAIQVHGALGYSTDTPLAKMLQHARWARFADGADEIHQMRIAERTIAAYRSTGSTNAATGGLPL
- a CDS encoding LysR family transcriptional regulator, which codes for MLDVRRILVLHAVVTSGSVTAAAAHLGYTPSAVSQQVAALEKQAGIALLERVGRGVRPTAAGRLLTEHAAVIDRQMAEAEAALADLRAGRTGRLVIRYFATAGATLMAPALARLRRKHPGVRIDLTMADAEDLLSEVMQGRADLAVVVRPHDRLHEGVHLVHLLDDPYRVVLPKGHRFATRRVVNLADLADEPWVGSERPGPCRDAMLAGCAEAGFTPNFVVQSEDYATAQGFVAAGLGISLIPDMGLANRHPAVVVRKFRKPEPVRAIHAAVRETSLGQPALDGLLSALQDAATQ
- a CDS encoding DUF742 domain-containing protein, producing MTGEDPGPLVRLFGVTGGRARPVGESFDLVAIVTTVEMPFEPVGLMPEHLDVLSSCRRPTPVADVAAHLKLPLNITRVLLSELRREGLVTIDRPRPMGKTIDERIYREVLHGIRGL
- a CDS encoding SDR family oxidoreductase, which encodes MSTEKTGGFAGAGEGGGLLSGLGGESPVEASNVVRGDGLEGRVALVTGGGNGIGAGVARRLAEGGARLVLADIDDVAGERLADELGATYVHCDVSRLEDNEAAVATAVERYGRLDLVFLNAGVASGCGLGEDFDVRRYRLAMGVNLDGVVFGVHAALPALRAAGGGTIVATASMAGIVGIPADPIYAANKHAVVGLVRSLGEDLRPYGVKVQGLCPSFADTAILGEEKAVLERLGFPILDVSSVVDTFVRLLDSDGTGECWFVIPGRESEPFTFRRVPGPRT